A window from Mangifera indica cultivar Alphonso chromosome 2, CATAS_Mindica_2.1, whole genome shotgun sequence encodes these proteins:
- the LOC123209466 gene encoding cytochrome c oxidase assembly protein COX19-like: protein MSAGGAFGGNRGARPVPPEKGIFPLDHLHQCDLEKKDYLGCLKSAGHQSEKCRLFSKNYLECRMAKNLMAKQDLAELGFREERELEISRKENVSEN, encoded by the exons ATGAGCGCCg GAGGAGCCTTTGGTGGCAATAGAGGAGCCAGACCTGTTCCACCTGAAAAAGGAATCTTCCCTTTGGATCATTTGCATCAATGTGATTTg gaaaagaaagattaccttggttgTCTTAAATCTGCTGGTCACCAATCTGAGAAGTGTCGGCTCTTCTcgaaaaattatcttgaatgTCGAATGGCAAA AAACTTAATGGCGAAACAAGATTTGGCTGAACTTGGATTTAGAGAAGAACGTGAGCTGGAAATTTCTAGAAAAGAGAATGTAtcagaaaattga
- the LOC123208421 gene encoding protein adenylyltransferase SelO yields MLLLSLSHFSPKPSLAYSSLRLLRQSQSPRLLKLPLYSSSVACLVSRLSGSSSSFSSRSRVHMESSSLPATASVDSVTHDLKNQSLDSGRDGDSNKFRLKLEDLNWDHSFVRELPGDPRTDIIPREVLHACYTKVSPSAEVENPQLVAWSESVSQLLELDPKEFERPDFPLFFSGASPLVGAVPYAQCYGGHQFGMWAGQLGDGRAITLGEIINSKSERWELQLKGAGKTPYSRFADGLAVLRSSIREFLCSEAMHFLGIPTTRALCLVTTGKYVTRDMFYDGNPKEEPGAIVCRVAQSFLRFGSYQIHTSRGKEDFDIVRALADYAIRHHFPHIENMSKSDSLSFSIGDEDHSVVDLTSNKYAAWTVEIAERTASLVARWQGVGFTHGVLNTDNMSILGLTIDYGPFGFLDAFDPSYTPNTTDLPGRRYCFANQPDIGLWNIAQFTSTLSAAKLVDDKEANYAMERYGTKFMDEYQAIMTKKLGLPKYNKQLISKLLNNLAVDKVDYTNFFRLLSNLKADTNIPEDELLVPLKAALLDIGKERKEAWISWVQSYIHELASSGISDEERKVSMDSVNPKYVLRNYLCQSAIDAAEQGDFSEVQRLLKIMERPYDEQPGMEKYARLPPAWAYRPGVCMLSCSS; encoded by the exons atgcttcttctttctctttctcatttctCGCCAAAACCTTCACTCGCTTATTCTTCTCTCCGCCTTCTGCGCCAGAGCCAATCTCCTCGCCTCCTCAAATTACCGCTCTACTCTTCATCCGTTGCATGCCTTGTCAGCCGCCTCAGCGGAAGTAGTAGTAGTTTTAGTAGTAGAAGTCGTGTTCACATGGAGTCGAGCTCACTGCCTGCCACTGCGTCCGTCGACTCCGTCACGCATGATTTGAAGAATCAGAGCTTGGACAGTGGCCGCGACGGTGATTCGAATAAGTTTAGATTGAAACTCGAAGATCTGAATTGGGACCACTCGTTTGTTAGAGAGTTGCCTGGTGATCCTAGGACTGATATAATTCCGCGTGAG GTGTTGCATGCTTGTTATACAAAAGTTTCTCCATCAGCTGAAGTAGAAAATCCTCAGCTTGTTGCTTGGTCAGAATCAGTTTCTCAGTTGCTTGAGTTGGATCCTAAAGA ATTTGAGAGGCCAGATTTTCCCCTCTTCTTTTCTGGGGCTTCTCCTTTGGTGGGAGC AGTGCCATATGCTCAATGTTATGGAGGACATCAGTTTGGTATGTGGGCTGGTCAGCTGGGTGATGGTCGGGCAATAACTTTAGGGGAGATTATAAATTCAAAGTCCGAAAGGTGGGAATTGCAACTTAAAGGTGCTGGGAAGACTCCGTATAGCCGGTTTGCTGATGGCCTTGCTGTGCTGCGTAGTAGCATTAGGGAATTTCTTTGCAGTGAAGCAATGCACTTTCTAGGAATCCCTACAACTCGTGCTCTTTGTCTTGTGACGACAGGAAAATATGTTACTCGAGACATGTTTTATGA TGGCAATCCAAAGGAAGAACCTGGTGCAATTGTATGCCGAGTTGCTCAATCTTTTCTGCGATTTGGTTCTTATCAAATACACACTTCTAGAGGAAAAGAGGACTTTGATATAGTCCGTGCTTTGGCAGACTATGCGATTAGACATCATTTCCCCCATATTGAGAATATGAGTAAAAGCGATAGCTTATCTTTTAGCATAGGTGATGAAGATCATTCGGTTGTTGATCTAACTTCAAACAAGTATGCAG CATGGACAGTGGAGATTGCTGAGCGTACTGCTTCCTTGGTTGCAAGATGGCAGGGTGTTGGTTTTACTCACGGTGTGTTGAATACAGACAACATGAGCATCTTAGGTCTCACTATTGATTATGGTCCATTTGGGTTTTTGGATGCTTTTGATCCAAGTTATACCCCAAATACTACGGATCTTCCTGGGAGAAGATACTGTTTTGCTAATCAGCCCGATATTGGCTTGTGGAATATTGCACAATTCACCTCAACTCTTTCGGCTGCCAAGTTGGTAGATGATAAAGAAGCAAATTATGCCATGGAAAG ATATGGAACAAAATTCATGGATGAGTATCAGGCTATCATGACGAAGAAGCTTGGCCTCCCAAAGTACAATAAACAGCTGATCAGTAAACTTCTTAACAACTTGGCTGTTGATAAAGTTGATTACACAAATTTCTTCCGGTTGCTATCCAACCTCAAAGCTGATACCAACATTCCAGAGGACGAGTTGTTAGTTCCGCTGAAGGCTGCTTTGTTAGATATTGGCAAGGAGCGCAAAGAGGCTTGGATCAGCTGGGTGCAATCCTACATTCATGAG CTGGCCTCAAGTGGCATCTCAGACGAGGAAAGGAAAGTCTCAATGGATTCTGTAAATCCCAAATATGTTCTCAGAAACTATTTATGCCAGAGCGCCATCGATGCAGCTGAACAAGGCGACTTCTCAGAAGTTCAGAGGCTTCTCAAAATCATGGAACGACCATATGATGAGCAACCGGGAATGGAAAAATACGCACGCCTGCCACCAGCTTGGGCGTATCGGCCTGGTGTTTGTATGCTTTCCTGTTCTTCTTAA